AATCCAATTTTCTTACTCTTTAAAATATTTTCTTCTTCATGCGTTAAATTATACTTAGCCGCATTTCGAACAAAGTAGTGCCTGCAATTGTTTAATGTTAGAATCAAAAGGATTATTTGGATTAGTTTCATTGTTTTAATTTCGCAAAAAAATTCTATTTTGTTAATAGGTAATTACCCTGATTAGGGAGACTAGCTATTCGTTTGTATAAAAAGGAAACCAATGGAGAAAATGGATGAAATATGAATTGACTGACCATGCAAAGTAAGTCTTGACAGAAGAGGTATACCTATTGAGTATATGGAACGAACTATCATTGATCCAGATTTGAAACATGAGCATGCAACGGACAAACAATTGGAACATAGGCTGAAAGTAATTCCAGAAAAGGAAAATCGGGTATTTAGAGTGATCGTAAATGTAGTGACATTTCCAATACGAATTGTTACTACATTTTTTGATAGAAAGATGAAGGGAAAATTATGAAACTTAAAATAGATGAAAAAGCAGACGCATTGTATTTACGCTTGGATGATTCAGAAATAATCGAGTCCGAAGAAATAACTTCTGGTATTGTTTTAGATTTTAACAAGGAAGGACAAATTGTTGGCGTCGAAATCTTAGGTTTATCTCATTGATCAAAGTTGATTA
This sequence is a window from Leptospiraceae bacterium. Protein-coding genes within it:
- a CDS encoding DUF2283 domain-containing protein yields the protein MKLKIDEKADALYLRLDDSEIIESEEITSGIVLDFNKEGQIVGVEILGLSH
- a CDS encoding DUF4258 domain-containing protein translates to MERTIIDPDLKHEHATDKQLEHRLKVIPEKENRVFRVIVNVVTFPIRIVTTFFDRKMKGKL